The Rhizobium viscosum genomic sequence CGGCCTTCGCGTGCCGATCGGCTTTTTCGCGTTCGGGGGCCGGCGTGGGCTCGCTTGCGTCTCTGATCTCGTCCATGCCTTCGATGGCGTCCCTGCCTGTCGTGCTCGCCATTGCCGTCTCCTCTTTCGCTGACGGAGTTCAAACGTTCGAGGCGGAAAAAGGATGCATGAGCGGCGGATCGAGCAGTGGCGTCGCCAGGCCGTTGTTCCAATGCGATCACCTATTTCCCCGGCAACCTGCTCAAACAGTCCAGAATATCGGTCTCGCAGACCGGAACTTCCGCCCGCGCCGAGGCATCATCGAGCCAGCGGTGATAGGCGGCCCAGATCTCCACGTCCTTGTAATTGTAGATCCTGGCCTTCCTGTCGATCCTGCTTGCCGCCAGGGCCTTCGGCGTCACCGCCATATGGAAGATGAGCTCCTTGTATCGCCAGGGTTCCCAACCCTTTTGCCGCTCAAACACGCGCACATGAAAATAGGGATCATCGGCGCGTTCGGGCAGCAGCTTGTAGGCGGCGGCCCAGCGCAGCGTGTTGCCGGTGACGGAGAGGATGACATCCTGCTGTCGCTCGCCGGCCAGGGCGGGGGCGACGGTCAGGCCGAGGGCAAGGAGGAGGGCAGGCAA encodes the following:
- a CDS encoding DUF5086 family protein, with product MPALLLALGLTVAPALAGERQQDVILSVTGNTLRWAAAYKLLPERADDPYFHVRVFERQKGWEPWRYKELIFHMAVTPKALAASRIDRKARIYNYKDVEIWAAYHRWLDDASARAEVPVCETDILDCLSRLPGK